A genomic region of Equus quagga isolate Etosha38 unplaced genomic scaffold, UCLA_HA_Equagga_1.0 599_RagTag, whole genome shotgun sequence contains the following coding sequences:
- the LOC124233995 gene encoding olfactory receptor 5AR1-like translates to MAVENCTMFTDFIFLGLSDRQDVQQGLFVLFLLVYGITVVANLGMILLIKTDSRLHMPMYYFLSNLSFCDVGYSSTITPKMLADFLSEQKTIPYNLCAIQLYFFGAFANAECFMLAVMAYDRYVAICNPLLYTSAMSRRVCTQLVAIVYIEGLVDSVIHTCCTFQLSFCNSNIINHFFCDIPPLLALSTSDTTINEIVLFTFGSCVLGCSIITVLLSYSYIITTILRMNSAEGRRKAFSTCTSHLTTVAIFHLTLLFTYLRPSSSYSMDTDKMASVFYTVVIPMLNPLIYSLRNNDVKSALKKAISTKLSSG, encoded by the coding sequence ATGGCTGTTGAGAACTGCACTATGTTTACTGACTTCATATTCCTAGGTCTTTCTGACAGACAGGATGTGCAGCAGGGGCTCTTTGTGCTCTTTCTGCTGGTCTATGGCATAACTGTGGTTGCCAATCTAGGCATGATCCTGCTGATCAAGACGGACTCCAGACTCCACATGCCTATGTATTATTTCCTGAGCAATCTGTCATTCTGTGATGTTGGCTACTCCTCTACTATCACTCCCAAGATGCTGGCTGATTTCTTATCTGAGCAAAAGACAATTCCATATAATTTGTGTGCCATTCAGTTGTATTTTTTTGGGGCCTTTGCCAATGCAGAATGTTTCATGTTGGCTGTCATGGCATATGACCGTTATGTAGCCATTTGCAATCCACTTCTTTATACAAGTGCCATGTCCAGGAGAGTCTGTACCCAGCTAGTGGCCATTGTGTACATTGAAGGTTTGGTCGATTCAGTAATCCATACCTGTTGCACATTTCAATTGTCATTCTGCAATTCCAATATCATCAATCACTTTTTCTGTGACATCCCACCCTTACTAGCCCTGTCCACCTCAGACACAACCATCAATGAGATTGTGTTGTTCACTTTTGGTAGCTGTGTTCTGGGATGCAGCATCATCACTGTCCTGCTGTCCTACAGCTACATCATAACTACCATCCTTAGAATGAACTCAGCTGAGGGAAGACGCAAAGCTTTCTCTACTTGCACCTcccacttaaccactgtggcTATATTTCATCTTACACTCCTGTTCACGTATTTGCGACCCAGCTCGAGTTACTCCATGGACACAGACAAAATGGCCTCTGTTTTCTACACAGTTGTCATCCCTATGTTAAACCCACTGATCTACAGCTTAAGGAATAATGATGTAAAAAGTGCCCTGAAAAAAGCAATTAGCACTAAATTATCTTCTGGGTGA